One region of Primulina tabacum isolate GXHZ01 chromosome 1, ASM2559414v2, whole genome shotgun sequence genomic DNA includes:
- the LOC142541596 gene encoding uncharacterized protein LOC142541596 translates to MSSSSTPMLALQSEQGLTHLAISNANPSLPHLHQKRNSLQGPVVILWDIENCPVPSDVRPEDVAGNIRMALRVHPVIDGAVTMFSAYGDFNAFPRRLREGFQRTGVKLIDVPNGRKDAADKAILVDMFLFALDNPPPSSIMLISGDVDFAPALHILGQRGYTIILVIPSGVGVSSALSNAGRFVWDWPSVARGEGFVPLKKTLVTPRAEVTSFLLGCQINDYVDGQNEEESIVYRGISKSCYNSRDFSVTSQCLSEYCSSSLLAPQNPTTTSISCSVPNGLNISISGLTSCDQNDLTWVQPGDLNGLKGQLVKLLELAGGGLPLTRLPSEYQKIYGRPLYVSEYGAMKLVSLLKKMADVIAIEGKSQKKFVCLRNSKCRPVGSPPLILARRDNKKGKGIQEDNSHGVMAGAGSSDEFSDDERVVLGENDDAVAREKSNLEMNGPFRIDQSLDKFKYELQEILVSYSCRIFLGCFEEIYQQRYKRSLNYQTFGVNHLEELIEKMGDVVMLQEEPATKRKFLIAVDG, encoded by the coding sequence ATGTCAAGCTCCAGTACACCTATGTTGGCATTGCAATCAGAACAAGGGCTGACACATTTGGCAATTTCGAATGCAAATCCATCTTTACCACATTTGCATCAAAAGCGAAATTCGTTGCAAGGTCCTGTTGTTATTCTTTGGGACATTGAGAACTGTCCTGTGCCAAGTGATGTGCGGCCTGAAGATGTGGCTGGTAACATTAGGATGGCCTTACGAGTCCATCCAGTCATTGATGGAGCAGTCACAATGTTTTCTGCATATGGGGATTTCAATGCCTTTCCTAGGCGATTAAGAGAAGGATTCCAGAGAACTGGTGTCAAACTCATAGACGTCCCTAATGGGCGGAAGGATGCAGCTGACAAAGCAATCTTGGTTGACATGTTCCTTTTTGCTCTCGACAATCCTCCACCATCATCCATCATGCTGATCTCAGGGGATGTTGATTTTGCTCCTGCTCTCCATATTCTTGGCCAACGAGGATACACGATAATACTCGTTATTCCTTCTGGGGTAGGTGTATCGTCTGCTCTAAGCAATGCGGGTAGGTTTGTTTGGGATTGGCCTAGTGTTGCTCGTGGGGAAGGTTTTGTGCCCCTTAAAAAGACTCTAGTTACTCCTCGTGCAGAGGTTACTAGTTTCTTGCTGGGATGCCAGATCAATGATTATGTAGATGGGCAGAATGAAGAAGAATCAATAGTGTACCGAGGGATCTCGAAAAGCTGTTACAATTCAAGAGATTTTTCAGTGACATCACAGTGTCTTTCGGAATATTGTAGTAGTTCATTATTAGCACCTCAAAATCCGACGACGACCTCCATATCGTGTAGTGTTCCAAATGGTCTGAACATTTCAATCAGTGGTCTTACTTCTTGCGACCAGAATGACTTGACATGGGTGCAACCAGGAGATCTAAATGGTTTGAAGGGACAACTGGTGAAGTTGCTTGAGTTGGCTGGTGGTGGTTTACCTCTAACACGTCTTCCATCAGAATACCAGAAAATTTATGGGAGGCCTCTGTACGTTTCTGAATATGGCGCTATGAAGCTCGTCAGTCTTCTCAAGAAAATGGCCGATGTGATTGCTATCGAGGGAAAAAGCCAAAAGAAATTTGTCTGCCTGAGGAACTCGAAATGCAGACCTGTTGGTTCTCCTCCGCTGATATTGGCAAGGAGGGATAATAAGAAAGGAAAAGGGATCCAGGAGGATAACAGCCATGGTGTGATGGCTGGAGCTGGGTCTTCAGATGAGTTTTCCGATGATGAGAGGGTTGTTCTTGGTGAAAATGATGATGCAGTGGCAAGGGAGAAGTCTAATTTGGAGATGAATGGTCCTTTCCGAATTGATCAAAGCCTCGACAAGTTCAAGTATGAACTCCAAGAAATTTTAGTGAGCTACTCCTGTCGAATTTTTCTTGGTTGTTTTGAGGAGATATACCAGCAACGATACAAAAGATCTCTCAATTATCAAACCTTTGGTGTGAATCATCTCGAGGAACTGATAGAAAAGATGGGGGACGTCGTGATGTTGCAAGAGGAACCTGCAACTAAACGGAAGTTTCTTATTGCTGTTGATGGCTAG
- the LOC142504984 gene encoding chromo domain protein LHP1-like: protein MAISMEDSNRIIITPEEGQPKRGDMLPNGSSKADSVDIYQSGRCTGAKKRKSGSVKRFKQDLTSYSMDGAQNAVATCAAIEPVVVQHSDFLGSYTNCQNKYSDSKTTCSITQILKPISYKASISNNVQEVLVE, encoded by the coding sequence ATGGCGATCAGCATGGAAGATTCTAATAGGATCATTATTACTCCTGAGGAAGGCCAACCAAAAAGGGGAGATATGCTACCAAATGGATCGAGTAAAGCTGATTCTGTGGACATTTACCAATCAGGTCGTTGCACTGGGGCAAAAAAAAGGAAATCTGGTTCGGTCAAGAGGTTCAAGCAAGATCTAACATCATACTCCATGGATGGTGCACAGAACGCAGTAGCAACATGTGCTGCAATAGAACCTGTGGTTGTTCAACATTCAGATTTTCTGGGAAGTTATACAAATTGCCAGAATAAGTATTCTGATTCCAAAACAACATGCTCCATCACTCAGATTCTCAAACCCATAAGCTACAAAGCTTCTATATCAAACAATGTCCAAGAAGTCTTGGTAGAATAA
- the LOC142504990 gene encoding protein FAR1-RELATED SEQUENCE 5-like: MVNAGISVSNVVSFMENEACGPQNLGFIRKDAYDHMSRLKKHTKVENGDATALIQYFINKANKENYFYWNVQLDDDDRVMNFFFRDYRCEVDYEYFGDVLSIDTTYRTNKYNLICTPFVGINYHMQNVLFGLAFMSDETQSSFEWLFATFLDSMNGRQPQTIFSDQCQAIMNAIETIFPLSHHHLCQWHINQNAPSHFGSLNGDSAFKGLWFSAGLLATSRSEVTNMVLKKAGNKMSSLYDFVLNYEKIQNNWREREKTEDTRCRHGNPAQILKNHPLLINASNVYTISIYHLFEIEMVNSLN; this comes from the exons ATGGTAAATGCTGGAATATCCGTCTCTAATGTTGTTTCTTTTATGGAAAATGAAGCATGTGGGCCACAAAATTTAGGTTTTATTAGAAAGGACGCATATGACCATATGAGTCGGTTGAAAAAACATACCAAAGTTGAGAATGGAGATGCCACTGCACTTattcaatattttataaataaggcTAATAAGGAGAATTATTTTTACTGGAATGTTCAATTGGATGATGATGATAGGGTGATGAACTTTTTCTTTAGGGACTATAGATGCGAGGTTGATTATGAATATTTTGGTGATGTCCTGTCGATTGATACAACATATAGAACAAAtaagtataatttaatatgtACTCCATTTGTTGGTATAAATTACCATATGCAGAATGTATTGTTTGGCTTGGCCTTTATGTCAGATGAAACTCAAAGTTcttttgaatggttgtttgcAACATTTCTTGATTCTATGAATGGACGACAACCACAAACTATCTTTTCAGACCAATGTCAAGCCATAATGAATGCCATAGAAACAATTTTTCCACTTTCACATCATCATTTATGTCAATGGCATATAAATCAAAATGCTCCTTCACATTTTGGGAGTTTAAATGGTGATTCTGCTTTTAAAGGATTGTG GTTTAGTGCGGGACTTTTGGCTACTTCAAGAAGTGAAGTCACGAATATGGTTTTAAAAAAGGCAGGTAACAAAATGAGTTCTTTGTATGACTTTGTGCTGAATTATGAGAAGATTCAAAATAACTGGCGGGAAAGGGAGAAGACTGAAGATACTCGTTGTCGCCATGGTAATCCTGCACAGATTTTGAAAAACCATCCATTGTTGATTAATGCTTCTAATGTTTATACGATCTCTATATATCATCTATTCGAAATTGAAATGGTTAATTCATTGAATTGA